The genomic DNA TCTcctcaattaaaaaaagcagaagaaaacagatgttctAACTGTAGATGAATTGCTGTCTGGTTTTAAGACAAAACTCTTGCCTCTATACCAATACTTTTTAACAGAGGACTTTTGCATAAAAGTCCAAAAGCAATGCTATGAAGCCCCTGCAAAGCACAATGCCGAATAAGAAAGGGCCATTTAAAAAAAGCCACCTACCACCCACTTTGATAGGCTACTAGAACCCAAAGCAGACTTATCTGAAGGTACCATGTTTCCAATAAATAAATGCTCCCCACAAAGGATCAAGTAAGAAAACCCACACAACTGAGGattaacttcctttttttaagcTTCCCAAAAACACTCTCCTCATGCAGTCCAACTGTTTCTTCCCAGTACAAAGCCAGCTGGAGTGCACACACACCATCAGCAACTGAAATAACCTGTGGTGCATAATGCTACAGGTTCCATTAACAGACTCGTGCCTCAGATCAGGCTTAGTCTGCTGAGACAAGCTTACACAGTCAAATAATGCATATTCTAAGAACAGACTCGTTATATCATATCCCTCATTTACTTCCTTTTAGCATGAGATTACAGCAGCCTCTGCAGGGCAGTATGTTCCTGAGCTACAACACCCTTCAATGCATGGCAAAATACACTCAATCAGATTCTGatttcacacaaaaaaagacagtatCAGACAATAGCTAGAATAACGGCAAGAGCTGCAACACAAACCCTACATCCAGACATCCCTTCTATTTTCTAGAGGAGGAGACAGTTAAGTATAAATACCATGCATCAAGTTACAATTTCTTTTATCAcaatgtatgggaactgctgagtcacggcctgaacctctgattgatcacctgaggcgagccatgagccagccagaggagcacaggtgaaggcaattcagctgtgctgccagaaggggtggagctaGGCTCCTAggcctatttaagagctggctaccagtggggaaggatcttgtctggagatccctccttctggtgttttgcggtgagcccaggataagggtaagccttccatttattctcttttgttatcatagtccacttcacctaactctcttgtttatattgtgattgtaacatcttgatatccattgattatacacacaAGTACTGAACTCCAGTTCAGATACTACCAATTGCAAATAGTTagcacagctttttttctccacctttctcttttctgaagctGTAGCATTCAGAGCAGCTTCTACTTCTGGCTCTCAGTTGAGATTTAACCCACACATTAGCACCTCGACttcaaaacagcttttaaatgcGTGCTAGTTGTAAACAGACTACTCACTCCACTTTCTCTCATTACAGAACCCAGAACTAGCACTATCCATGTATTAAGTCGATCTCAATAGCATCAAAGGTCTCTCATCTAACTCAGATTTAAAGCTGATCtcaacagcatttctgaaaggttAGGTATCATGCTTAACACTGATGTTAAGCAACTGAGGCATCTTCATATGCAACCAAATTGGACAAACCCAAATCTAGGTCAGACACTTAATTTTCTAAGTGTGCTAGCATGGTTTCCCTGGCTATTCTGTAAGATTAACCACAAAACTATGGGTTGCAAAGACAAATGCTTTAAGTCCATCCGTTTAGATTCCTCAAAAACTTCTGGATTTGCTTTTGGATTACCTCCACCACCACTGGAAACAAACCTGCTGCTGTACTCATTAATGTGGCAAAAGGCATTGCACACAGCAATAAATGCAGGACAGCACCATGTGCACAAGCAAGGCTCTTTCCAAACCAATTCTGTATTCTCCCCATCCATGTGATTTAGTGGTGAGCTCAAGCATGTCAAGCAACCATTTGACACCAGCTCTGGTATACTAAGAGACTTCTTAATGCCTTGCTTTTCCCTATGCAAACTAGTAGCAAGACATCTTCTGACTGACAAAGTAAGCTTccagcttcacagaatcacacagaatggccagggttggaagggacctcaaggatcattaaCCTCCAACCCCGtcaccacatgcagggccaccaacagccccatttaatattagaccaggctgcccagggccccatccaacctggccctcAGGCTATGGTTCCTGGGTTCTCCTTCATCTACCGAAAGACCAAGAATTTTGGATAAACTTCAGTGGCAAAATAATATCTGATATTTATGATTCATTAGTCTGAAGAGTAGCTGTACTCTTCAGTGAAACTGCTTCTTCACAGCCACGGAAACACTGTTTTCACTATTAGTGCTGATCTGAAGGTTTTGCTCTCCATAAATCTACACAGCTTCAAGGACTGAATTATTTCTACATCTCACTGCAGAATGTGAGCCAATGTGAAAAGAAGCTAGTTTCTGCTAAATGAAGCAGTAAAATGgttttactgaaaaatgaataagTTTCCCAATGCTATTGATGTGCATGTTTCTCTTACCTTCTTAGATCTCCAGCAACGACAGTACACAGCCTTGTCTCCCAGATCTTCCATATCAAATGCATGAACTACCTTGGGGTTATCCTTCTGGATATGGAGATTCACCATTGCCTTACAGCATTTGTCTTTAGAGATAAATTTTTTGTAAGCTAGATACccaacagcagctgctccagcagctaaAGAGACTGCAGCAATCCATTCAACtagaacaaaaagaagaaaaaagactcaGTTTGCTGACCACAATATTCTATTAAAACTCCTCCCAACAGCGAATGTCTCCATGCTCAAGACAACACCTCTAACATTCAAAGAGatctttctgttctccaggcaaaacacagcattttttattttgacacACATTGAGTTAATCTGCTCTTTTCCACTGACCAGAGCGTTCTCTCACCTCAGTCCCTTCTGTATAACAGCGAGGATTAAAGTGGGTGgattgtttgtttggtttttggttggttggtttttaactttttcttcatCAACCCTTGATATCAACACTAGAAAGTACAGTGTTTCCAAGCTCAACACACTAAACTATAAGCcaaaaaaacctgtttattGTTTCAGTTCTAAGAAGGTCAATAAAGACAAACACATGGCATCAGCAACCCAAACAGACCCCTCCAGAGTACAGGTACTGCGTAAATTTTTTATATAATGCATGCTGCAACCAAAAGAGCTTAATAGGTGTTTGGCAATGGggaaattatttaatttactaGCACTCCACAagggtaagaaaaaaatgagcttaGATTAAAAGTCTGCTGTGGTGGTATGGAAAAGAACATGGATCCAGAAGAATTATATTTAATGGCACAAATTTAACCATGTTAGGTCCTGGCTCTATGAAAGACAATCGCCATTAAAACCACCACTACCTCCCACctgcacttttttcccctcttggaATCTCTGATAACTCTGAGGTTTTGCTCAATTgttattgtttccttttctaCAAGGACCTTCCCTACTTTTTGTGGCCTCATGCCAGCATCCTGGACTTTGGCCTAACAGTTCTGGCTACCCTAacagcatctgctttttttttttttctcctcctttttatcCACCATTTCTGTGCGCATGTGTGTTCCTGACATGTATAAAAAGAGTCCAGTTGACTCCATAGACAAAAACATGAGACAGGAATTTAAGTTTTAGCACATTTACACAGCTTAAGAAAACTAGAACAGTCTTCCGCTGGGAATTTCTCTTTTACCCCCCAAAGCCCATACTGCATTCGACAGATACCAAGCCAGAAGGTCTCACCGGAGCAAGAGACACTACTGCATTGGATCTAGGATAAGGAATCAAAAGCATCTGTCAGCTCTCGCTGCTTTCCAAGGGCAGCTCACCATACTGAAGCACAAGGGTCTGGATGTAACACCTAAACGCAACCAGTCAAACGCCTGTATTATGAAAGCAGCCCTGTAAGACTTGGGAAAGGGGACAGGCAACTTTGCTAAGCGTCTCACTAGGACAGAACGAGATACAGAAATCTTCTAAAGTTCATTCTCTTCGTAAGCAGAGCTTAgtagcagagctgtgccacgCAGGACAGGAGGCACCCGGCGGCACTACTCCCCACACGCACCGCTAaccgcccgccgccccgcgccgttAGGCGGCAGCCCGCGCCTCAGCCACCAGGCGGAGCCCCGCCCGCCGCTCCCAGCACATCCCGCAGCGCAGAGCAGGCCGCTGCTCCTTCACCGACGCACAGAAGCCACACGAATTGATACCCACGAACCCTCAGAGCCACACCCTGCTCCCACAAACACGACGGTCGTTCACGGAGCCCCCGCGCCACCCCTCGGACCCGCGGACCCCTCTCCTTACAGTCAAACCCCCAGGGGACCCCGCCGCCATTTTGTCGGCTGAGCTCTAACGGGCGGGGCGCCACCCCCTTCTCTCCCGCGCAGCCCCTCAGCCCCGCGCGCACCCGTACCCACCCCGCACGGCGCCATTCTGCCCCAGCCCCATCGCTCCCGCTCCGCAGAGGACGCACGCAGTTCCGCAGCGCGCAtgcgccgcgccccgcccctTTTGAATGCTTTACGCCCTGAAAGGCGCGAGGGGAGGAGCGATGAGGGCTCGCGGAATCCGCAGGCGTCAAGGCTGATGAGCGGGCAGCGGAGGCGAACACCTCCAGGCCGCAAGGGGGCAGCGGTCGCCGTGCAGTCGTTCTGTTCACCGCCCACGCTACCCAGCGTGCCCCGCGAAAAGCGGACACAAAGAGCCCGGCGCCCCTCCCCGCGCTGTTATTTCCCGTTCCGTCGGTGCGTGCGGATGCCGTTAgctgcccgccccgccccccgcCGCGTTCCTCGCTGCTGTCGCCTTGCGCTCCCATGGCGCTGAAACGGATACAGAAAGTGAGCGGGGCTGAGGGAGGCTGccgagctgtgctgctgctggaagggcgATTATGTGGTTGTCTCTGGGTGGAGGGGTGGGCTGGGTTTGTCGGAGCGCCGCGGCCCCTCTTCGTGCTCTGAGGGGAGTGGGCGGAGGGGGGAGGGATATTGCGGCCACAGGGCTCCTACCGATATGCCGTTGTATcgcgacagatggcagcagaggggcggCCTTACGACATGGGGGTCAGTCAGGGGAAGGCTTGTGAGGCGAAGGTGTGTCTCTGAGTTTTTCCATGCGGATAAAATGGCACCCGTTGGCGTTCAGCGATGCTTGCTGAACTTTTATTGAGCCCAGCGGCGTGAGAGCACGGTGCGGCTGTGCGGGTGTACAGGAGCACAGCACGCAGCCTGCTGGTCATCGCTGCTTGAGGTACAAAGCTGGTGGGTGAGCgtgtggaaaaaaacagtgtttcgTAGCTGAGAAcgtgctctatcaaatagcgtCTTTGTGCTTCTTGTGTCTGTAGTAGTTTCTGTGGAATTaataggaggtgttactttcGGAGCAACGAAGGTGTCAAtgactggtttttttttcctagcagtaAGCTCTGTTGTGCCCCTGTGTGACTTGGGAATGCTTGGCgttttctcagctttttattttctcactttttcttcaAGAACTTCTCTAGTTATGTCTTTAGAAAGGGGGATTGTTCTGAATACctgcttatttttgttctgtcagGATGAGCAGACAAAGCAAATCTTCCAAATGAGACCTTCATACCGTGGGgttatttgctgtatttttcttacaCTTTGCCTGTGTagattttctgtctgctttaaTCACCTCCATttgtactggaaagccacaacTTTCTTTAGTGTGATGTTTACAAGCTCTGTATTCAACAGCTGTAAAATTTATCCTTGGGAGAGAGCGTTTCATGTACTTTTAGtctttctgcattgcttttctgttctttgaaagtGAAGAAGTGCTGACTTCAAGGTTGTGTAAGATTTCCTGGTTATGCAATTGCTTTCATCTGAAATGTGGAGTGGTACTGGAGAAGGAGCTACTGAAAGAGTTGAGCTTAGATCCAAACCTAGCTGCTTCTTGCTTCTAGTTTGCTGCAGGAACGACTACTTCTGGGTTACTTCTCAATGACTCTTCATCCCAGTCTGCTATTattccaggaaaaataaaagccagtgCTGAACTAATTTGCCAGCAGCCTGACTCCAGAGCAGTTTTGTAAGAAGTCACTTGCTGTGGAAAAGTAAAGTGGCAAAGAAATAGGATTGTTTCCAATGGAAAGTTGtagtgaggagaaaaaagatagaaaagatcAAGTATCTTCATGTCACTGCTGCACATAGAGCAGTCCTAAAAATGGTGGAACTGGGAAAAACTCATACTAGATTAAATGTATTTGTATGACAGTTTGCTGGTTCCTGCTGGTTCATGGGGGAACTCTGTTGAGTACTAAGTGCTGTCAGCACAGTGATACTGCTTGGGAACTTTTTAGTCCAGACATATAATCTCCTTAACCAAGGTTGGGTAGTTTGAGGGTGGTTCATAACTGTGCTTTAACACAGCTGAGAGGCTTTGGGTGCAAGCCTGAGTGTTGGCAGTGTGGTAGTTTGCCTTGTCAGAATGATAGTGCCTATGGAGGAAGCACAACTGCAGGGCACAAGTATCTGTCCTTGCTTTGCACACCGGGGACTGACTGGGATTTGGGACTGATATTTAAACAGTACTGCTGCTGTGGCCTGTGTTGTTTTGTGCCTTCTTTCACTGGTCTGCTTTGAGGGACTCCGTAAAGGACCCCTGTGGACTTGAGGGCTGTACAGCGATAATGGAAGGCTGTGAAAGAACAACCCGCTGCTTGGTGGATGTTAGCAATtatgtaaaagaaaaccaacactGTAGGTTTTAGTTGGGAGggatatttttcaaatgagtCCTTATGGTTACTGCCTCTGCAAAATGGATACAATGCCATTTTTGTGCCAAGGAGGAGATCATTCAGACTGCTGGGTTATGTAAGTTGTATAGGTCAGCTCTGTTATTGGACCTGTATGGAAGCATTTCTCATGATTCCTGCTCTGAGTTCTCTCTTTACTTACCTAGTTGTGAGTTTGTTATCCTGTCAGTTCTGTGTTACAGCTGGTGGGATGGTTTTCATCCTATGTCCTGTAACTCTGGATGCCCCTCTGCTATTAatgaaaagctgatttttttttttccctgtgcttaATCAAATTGTGAACTGCTTACAAAACCTGTATTCACTTGCTCTTGTTaccagcattaaaaaaattgggCTTCTTCAGTTAGAGATTTTGAAAGCAGCAACATCTCCTCTGACACATTTGAAGACTGGTTTGAAAATAgctgttgtttttcatcttgTCAGCATAGTGCttgattgtttttctcctgccaCTCAGTAAGAATGGAGGCGTTCCAATGTTCAGATATGCTGTTTAACTGAAAGTCTGTTTGTTTCAGTATGTGTTTCGTATGCATAGATGGACAGGACATGCCAGCTTACATCTTTATGTTGAAACTAACTTGGGTTCTGCCCACGAACTGTTGAGCTGCGTGCTTTCTTTGGGTGGTAATAAACACACTAAGAAAACTTTTGAATCCTTAATATGAAATGTTTCTATTTGCTTCCAAAACATCACTTGTGACATCAGAGAATAGATTTTGCCTTACACAGTGTGTAAAAATAGGTTAACTCCTTTGTTACTGGAACGAAGCTTGAAGGATGTTgtgattaaatatttgttttgtgttcactgaacttagaaagaaaagagactcCTTTAACTTGTGTACAATCTGGGCTTTagttgcttttcttcagataatTCCAATCACTATTAATACAGGAGCAGAGGTGGATGTATGCTCTTAGTAGGAAGTACAGTGCATTTTATGCAAGAGATGAGGAACATagttgagaaactgaaaaacctCTGTTTTAAATAATGGTGTGGGAAAAGGCTCTGGATGTGGTTTCATGTAgcttaaagaattaaaatagcTTTTGGTGATGCTGCTCACAGTCTATTTCTGTCTCCTGATAGCCTGCAGGCTTGTTTAGCAGTAAAAATGAGGCATATTTTTAGGACTCTCTTATTAGTACCCCTGCTTCCTGAGTATCCATAAGTACTGTGCTTAATATGTCCATCTCCCTGTTGTCAAAGTATCTTTTCCAATCTCATTCCAGTGGGTTTGGAGGAGTCAATATCTAACTGTATTTAATGAGGCACACAACTGCTTGAGCAGCTGCTGTCTTCACCAGCTTTACAATTCTGAAGTGCATTCTGTAATACACTTCAGCAGTGAGCCCTTGTCTGTACATTCAGATGTACTTCCACCTTTTACAATTTAATGTAGTTTTACGTCAGTTCAACTTGACTTACAATTTTTTGTCTCACCTTGTCCGCAGATCTACTACAGTGTGTGTGGTGTGATGAATAAAAGATGTTCATTTGGAGGCTTTGCTGCGTCCCTCTTCAGTAGCTGATGGTTAACATCTCTATCATTGTGCTGCTGTTCCCTCATTAGCAGCCCCGGTGCTGGATCCTGCTTACTTTCAGGTTCTATAGTTTGGAACAGGAGAAATAGTTTGTTGCACTTGCTAATTGCAGCCAGTTTGTGGCATAGaattagcgatattttattCTGCTTGGTAATTTTTTCAGTGCTTGAGAGGATTAGAAGACTTATTGCCAGCAGTGTTCTCAGCTTAGTTGTCTTCTCTATCCAAGTTGATTATGGCTCTACTGGGATAAAGCACGGTGTGCTGGTTTTAATGGACACTCACTGCTGAAATTGTGTTGCTTTTGTGTACTCACACAGAAGATGTTGCTGTGTTGTGTGCTGTAATTCATGGTGTTGAGTTTGCCTTATAAAAGTGGGATCTGTAAAGCTATGAGTTACAGCTCCTGTTTTTAGCATGCATACATCCAAGTCTTGAACCAGAGTTTATGTAAATCATGAAGCATCTCATGATTCTATGGAGCCATCACAGCTGTTCTGGAGTTCAGCTCTGGACACTGGTGAATTGCTCTGACTTGCAAGGAGGCAGTCAGAATTTCTCTCCCCAGCATTTCAGAAAGTGTATGAAAGCTTGAAGCCTACCCAAGTTGTACAGCTCTCCAGATGATTTGATTGGAATGCAAAGCTTCAGCAGCATAATTAACAGTACAGCACAGAATAGTTCTTTGACTCTCATCTCTACTTGATCTGAGCTGCTTTATGCAAAGTCTCAAACTGCTATGCTGTCAAGTTTAATTTAGTAAGTTTGATCACATTTGTATTCCTAAAGCACATTAGTGTCAGTTTGTCATTTCTCGAATGGAGAATGTGGCGTGAGTTTGGACTGgctgtttggttggttttttttttgttgttgttgtttttttaaggtatAAAATCTTTCTTCGTGTCTGAACATGGCTTGTGCTTAACATGTTAGGTTGAAGAGAGATTTTCTTCCTCCCAGTTGGGAAGTAACAGGATTGCATTGACCTAGGTCTCGTCAAGCtgtaattaaaaacatgtttttattgtGGACAACTATCAGTgtcttcagcctgaagaagctGGAAGCATACACCTTTCTAGTTCCTAGCAGTTTGGAAGTACGAGTGTTGATGTGAATGAAGGAACTAGTGTGATTTTTGGGATGTGTGAAGGTCTTAATGAAAGCATCCAACAAATAGAAGTGGTGTTGTAGACTTGTGGCTCCAAGATGAGGTGCCTGCCTGGCAGCTGTGGTGGTGGGGCACACGCACGAGGAaatgtgtgcatgtattttAGAGATGTTGAATTGAACCCTTTTTCCCCATTGTTGCCTTAAGCAGTCAGATATAATTGCTTTAAGATGCGATTTTTAGCTTTTCTCTTGTCCCTT from Lagopus muta isolate bLagMut1 chromosome 5, bLagMut1 primary, whole genome shotgun sequence includes the following:
- the CISD1 gene encoding CDGSH iron-sulfur domain-containing protein 1, coding for MGLGQNGAVRVEWIAAVSLAAGAAAVGYLAYKKFISKDKCCKAMVNLHIQKDNPKVVHAFDMEDLGDKAVYCRCWRSKKFPLCDGSHTQHNDETGDNVGPLIIKRKEA